In the genome of Numenius arquata unplaced genomic scaffold, bNumArq3.hap1.1 HAP1_SCAFFOLD_465, whole genome shotgun sequence, one region contains:
- the LOC141478340 gene encoding uncharacterized protein, with amino-acid sequence MSSERGYRRPPALRPQKDTRVAKESPMSSEQGHRHPPARCPQEDTEGSLEQGHCHFPAKRSPMSLEQGHHRPSVLHPQQDDTERSMVSSERGHHHPPALNLQEEDTEGSSERSHRRPLALRPQQDDTKGSPMSLEQGHCRPSAERSPTSSEGVTEPLRCPRGRLWVPPCHSGGAGTELRRLRFRQFRYQEASGPRDVWRRLRELSRGWLRPEVRSKEQIMELLVLEQFLSILPEEIQSWVWVRHPQSCAQAVALAEKFQLGGGEEGEGVWEQQVTVRVKVEEVALGDTEDPEVVGDPLNPVLESPQLPPGAGWREEVAWGKAKVVPEEEDRHLQEPAGPTMVSRYPEVSILQQEDPPCPPSTLQSVPMARTPSRRGTHRRHIPRDPTTIPQPLTQALPSSMEDTRSLEKPWVKRELSAPGKDRPYPCSECGKSFGRLTHLKTHQRTHTGVKPYACGACGKSFGHLSTLTTHQRLHTGERPYACGSCGKTFTNPSDLNKHQRSHTGERPYPCPACGKRFSQQSNLTMHRRSHTEERPYPCGACGKSFKYLADLTVHQRSHTGERPFPCPHCGKSFSNKSSLARHTRIHARAATRDK; translated from the exons ATGTCCTCGGAGCGTGGCTACCGCCGTCCCCCGGCCCTTCGCCCACAGAAGGACACAAGGGTGGCCAAGGAGTCCCCGATGTCCTCGGAGCAGGGCCACCGCCATCCCCCAGCCCGCTGCCCACAGGAAGACACAGAGGGGTCCTTGGAGCAGGGCCACTGCCATTTCCCGGCCAAGAGGTCCCCAATGTCCTTGGAGCAGGGCCACCACCGTCCCTCAGTCCTTCATCCCCAGCAGGATGACACAGAGAGGTCCATGGTGTCCTCAGAGCGTGGCCACCACCATCCCCCAGCCCTTAACCTACAGGAGGAGGACACCGAGGGGTCCTCAGAGCGCAGCCACCGCCGGCCCCTGGCCCTTCGCCCCCAGCAGGATGACACCAAAGGGTCCCCAATGTCCTTGGAGCAGGGCCATTGCCGTCCCTCAGCCGAGAGGTCCCCGACATCCTCGGAGGGGGTGACCGAGCCTCTCCGTTGTCCCCGGGGCCGCCTGTGGGTACCTCCGTGCCACAGTGGGGGTGCCGGTACCGAGCTGCGGCGGTTGCGGTTCCGGCAGTTCCGTTACCAGGAGGCGTCGGGGCCACGGGACGTGTGGCGGCGGCTGCGGGAGCTGTCGCGGGGGTGGCTGCGCCCCGAGGTGCGGAGCAAGGAGCAGATcatggagctgctggtgctggagcagtTCCTCAGCATCCTCCCCGAGGAGATCCAGAGCTGGGTCTGGGTGCGACACCCCCAGTCCTGCGCCCAAGCCGTGGCCTTGGCCGAGAAATTCCAGCTGGGAGGCGGGGAGGAAGGCGAGGGGGTGTGGGAGCAGCAG GTGACGGTTCGGGTGAAGGTggaggaggtggccctgggggacactgaggaCCCTGAAGTGGTGGGGGACCCACTAAACCCCGTTTTGGagtccccccagctcccccctggggctggctggagagaggaggtggCCTGGGGCAAGGCTAAAGTTGTCCCTGAGGAAGAGGACCGACACCTGCAGGAACCAG caGGTCCCACCATGGTGAGCAGATACCCGGAGGTGTCCATTTTGCAACAGGAGGACCCCCCGTGCCCACCCAGCACCCTCCAGAGTGTCCCAATGGCTAGGACCCCCAGCCGGAGAGGGACCCACCGGCGACACATCCCACGGGATCCCACCACCATCCCACAACCCCTCACTCAAGCTCTGCCCAGCTCGATGGAGGACACCAGGAGCCTGGAGAAACCCTGGGTGAAACGGGAGCTGTCAGCACCAGGGAAGGACCGTCCGTACCCCTGCAGCGAGTGCGGCAAGAGCTTTGGCCGGTTGACCCACCTGAAGACCCACCAGCGGACCCACACGGGGGTGAAGCCCTATGCCTGCGGGGCTTGCGGCAAGAGCTTTGGCCACCTCTCCACCCTCACCACCCACCAGCGGCTCCACACGGGCGAGCGGCCGTACGCCTGCGGCTCCTGCGGCAAGACCTTCACCAACCCCTCAGACCTCAACAAGCACCAACGCTCGCACACGGGGGAGAGGCCCTACCCTTGCCCCGCCTGCGGCAAACGCTTCAGCCAACAGTCCAACCTCACCATGCACCGGCGCAGCCACACCGAGGAGCGGCCCTACCCTTGCGGCGCCTGCGGCAAGAGCTTCAAGTACTTGGCCGACCTGACAGTCCACCAGCGCTCGCACACGGGGGAGAGACCTTTCCCCTGTCCCCACTGCGGCAAGAGCTTCAGCAACAAGTCCTCCCTCGCCCGCCACACGCGGATCCACGCCCGGGCGGCCACCAGGGACAAGTGA
- the LOC141478342 gene encoding charged multivesicular body protein 2a produces MDLLFGRRKTPEELLRQNQRALTRAMRELDRERQKLEAQEKKIIVDIKKMAKQGQMDAVKIMAKDLVRTRRYVKKFITMRANVQAVSLKIQTLKSNNSMAQAMKGVTKAMATMNRQLKLPQIQKIMMEFEKQAEIMDMKEELMNDAIDDAMGDEDDEEESDAVVSQVLDELGLNLTDELATLPPPGGSLAAGEGRAAEAAAALADADADLEERLKNLRRD; encoded by the exons ATGGACCTGCTGTTCGGGCGGCGGAAGACGCCGGAGGAGCTGCTGCGGCAGAACCAGCGGGCGCTGACCCGCGCCATGCGGGAGCTGGACCGTGAGCGCCAGAAGCTGGAGGCCCAGGAGAAGAAGATCATCGTCGACATCAAGAAGATGGCCAAGCAGGGCCAGATG GACGCGGTGAAGATCATGGCGAAGGACCTGGTGCGGACACGGCGCTACGTGAAGAAGTTCATCACCATGAGGGCCAACGTCCAGGCTGTGTCCCTCAAGATCCAGACCCTCAAGTCCAACAACTCCATGGCCCAGGCCATGAAGGGCGTCACCAAGGCCATGGCCACCATGAACCGGCAG CTGAAGCTACCCCAGATCCAGAAGATCATGATGGAGTTTGAGAAGCAGGCGGAGATCATGGACATGAAAGAGGAGCTGATGAACGACGCCATCGATGACGCCATGGGGGACGAGGACGATGAAGAGGAGAG tgATGCGGTGGTGTCACAAGTGCTGGACGAGCTGGGGCTGAACCTCACCGACGAACTGGCca ccctgccccccccgggggggtctctggcggcgggggaggggcggGCGGCCGAGGCCGCGGCTGCTTTGGCCGACGCCGATGCCGACCTGGAGGAACGGCTGAAGAACCTGCGCCGGGATTGA
- the LOC141478339 gene encoding natterin-4-like: protein MATGKLFLFLAAALLFLEGRSSGAAGMLVVGEVGKRPPPPAPNWSFLRRKRDQETSSYLKWVAFKGHLPTDAVSNWNSYAKRLEYVCSTAMLGCNTGAYVPTRGPFCFFPFREQEMRTDDFQVLVNAGDFEALDWVDESFGSVPENAVEGCPSIDVFVGRNRYGLGKVVKGQRALFVVVDREEVWYKWYQVLVVKKGPANVTISDVRYNMSGAVEHQEDVTLMKTTVRNEGCQGVWKSVTLEEATEMEYDWEMDQRVFTTIHGCLEAPLLVFNEMGWEVTNVTSIPWVGGASTGKYVDHTHVVEKEVQARTACTVALEGRRLDVRVPFTAQLTRDFGDAHPHHVAVTGWARSQAVVGVRATVKECWPLTDIPPCQG from the exons ATGGCGACAGGCAAG ctcttcctcttcctcgccgccgccctcctcttcctcgagGGACGAAGTAGTGGAGCTGCTGGAATGTTGGTAGTGGGAGAGGTGGGAAAGAGACCTCCCCCCCCAG cccccaactGGAGCTTTCTCCGGAGGAAGAGGGACCAGGAGACATCTTCCTACCTGAAGTGGGTGGCTTTCAAAGGCCACCTGCCCACTGATGCTGTCTCCAACTGGAACAGCTACGCCAAGAGGTTGGAGTATGTCTGCTCCACGGCGATGTTGGGTTGCAACACGGGTGCCTACGTCCCCACCCGCGGTCCCTTCTGCTTCTTCCCCTTCCGAGAACAGGAGATGCGCACTGACGACTTCCAGGTGTTGGTCAACGCAGGAGACTTCGAGGCGCTGGATTGGGTGGATGAATCCTTTGGCAGCGTGCCTGAAAATGCCGTGGAGGGTTGTCCCTCCATCGACGTCTTTGTTGGGAGGAACCGCTATGGCTTGGGGAAGGTGGTCAAAGGGCAGAGGGCCCTCTTCGTGGTGGTGGACAGGGAGGAGGTTTGGTACAAATGGTACCAAGTCTTGGTGGTCAAGAAGGGCCCGGCCAATGTCACCATCTCCGACGTCCGCTACAACATGAGTGGGGCAGTGGAGCACCAGGAGGATGTCACCCTGATGAAGACCACGGTGAGGAATGAAGGCTGCCAAGGAGTGTGGAAAAGCGTCACCTTGGAGGAGGCCACTGAGATGGAGTATGACTGGGAGATGGACCAGAGGGTCTTCACCACCATCCACGGGTGCTTGGAAGCCCCTCTCTTGGTCTTCAATGAAATGGGCTGGGAGGTCACCAATGTCACCAGCATCCCCTGGGTGGGCGGGGCCAGCACAGGCAAGTATGTTGACCATACCCATGTGGTGGAGAAGGAGGTCCAGGCCCGGACGGCGTGCACGGTGGCCCTGGAGGGACGTCGCTTGGATGTCCGCGTCCCCTTCACCGCGCAGCTCACCCGGGATTTTGGTGATGCTCATCCCCACCACGTGGCCGTGACGGGGTGGGCTCGCAGCCAGGCGGTGGTGGGGGTCCGGGCCACCGTCAAGGAGTGCTGGCCCCTCACCGACATCCCACCATGCCAGGGGTAG